From Chroogloeocystis siderophila 5.2 s.c.1, one genomic window encodes:
- a CDS encoding TonB-dependent receptor domain-containing protein, with protein sequence MMRQQYLLLVLGISVIPILVTQAVRAEVELEETKNSHRVSALQRDRTPKLAQAIIQVTSVQVYSTNTGVEVVLETPAGSLSVPTTQTVDNTLIAEIPNALLTLPDANEFQATNPIEGITEVTVRNIAPNRIQVTITGLAAPPIAEISTAEQALILSTTASELDGTIAEEPIEIVVTATRTEEELQNVPRSVTVIERDQIQEKARFSRDLADILTRLVPGATQPTGRPSNFTLRGRDASIVIDGIPQNTNNNRTFTAPLASIDPEAIERIEIIRGPNAIYGAQATGGLINIITRRPTEDRLTSTVELGTTAAAGGGNSFLVGDSFGYNLQYSISGTEGAVDWLGSLSSTWTGGFFDAQGDRVGNNFGLDDTNTFDGLVKLGVNLDEQQRLQLTFNHYNLSQDSDFISDESIADIPGIQTARLRRLAPGTTVIGSDAGYFFTTTNTTLSYSHENLLGSRVQSQLFYRLFKNGGGIPYDERPFGGTIISNSRGKTEQWGGRVQIETPFNSERTASLLWGVDYIREDISQNFEIFDPEELDASGGLIYRKVDEALFMPPYTLDDLGIFAQLQWQIGDRLTLNSGARYVNLTINTEDYTTFDDGRDVEGGTLNTDDVVFNAGAVYNFTDELSVFASFAQGFSLPDVGRILRRPPEGFTSLEADLDITSPQKVDNYELGIRGVWNSLQVSLAGFYNYSSLGLDLVPLPGLQGGAYRIVRAPQRVYGVEATIDWQADQNWRLGGSASWQEGENDEDENGEFLALNSTVIAPLKLTTYVEHETLPGWRNRLQLLYSGNRSRAFEDDVEGAAIESYVTVDYFSSISLFGGELLIGVQNLFNADYFPVFSQYFAPIYDPLNYKGQGRTISASYRITF encoded by the coding sequence ATGATGCGGCAGCAATATTTACTTCTTGTGTTAGGTATAAGTGTTATTCCAATATTAGTCACTCAAGCAGTTAGGGCAGAAGTAGAACTAGAAGAAACAAAGAATTCGCATCGTGTATCAGCACTTCAGCGCGATCGCACTCCAAAGCTAGCACAAGCAATTATTCAAGTTACATCTGTACAAGTTTACTCCACCAATACAGGCGTTGAAGTTGTTCTAGAAACTCCCGCAGGTTCGTTATCGGTTCCCACAACGCAAACTGTTGACAATACCCTAATTGCAGAAATTCCCAATGCTTTATTGACACTACCAGACGCTAATGAATTTCAAGCTACCAATCCTATAGAGGGAATTACAGAAGTTACGGTGAGAAACATCGCGCCAAACCGCATTCAAGTAACAATTACAGGCTTAGCAGCACCGCCCATAGCTGAGATAAGCACAGCAGAACAAGCATTAATTCTCAGCACAACCGCATCTGAGTTAGATGGCACAATAGCCGAGGAACCGATTGAGATTGTTGTCACAGCGACGCGAACCGAAGAAGAATTACAGAATGTACCGCGTAGCGTCACAGTAATTGAACGCGACCAAATTCAAGAAAAAGCGCGTTTTAGTCGAGATTTAGCAGATATTTTAACGCGATTAGTTCCTGGTGCAACGCAGCCAACAGGTCGTCCGAGTAACTTCACTTTACGCGGGCGTGATGCGTCGATTGTAATTGACGGTATTCCGCAAAATACGAACAACAATCGGACATTTACTGCACCGCTTGCCTCAATTGACCCCGAAGCGATTGAACGCATTGAAATCATTCGTGGTCCAAATGCAATTTATGGCGCACAAGCAACCGGAGGATTGATCAATATTATCACTCGTAGACCAACTGAAGATCGGTTGACTTCGACAGTAGAACTAGGGACAACCGCAGCGGCTGGTGGGGGAAACTCGTTTTTAGTAGGTGATAGTTTTGGTTATAATCTGCAATACTCAATTTCGGGTACAGAAGGTGCAGTTGACTGGTTAGGTAGCCTCTCCTCAACTTGGACAGGAGGCTTTTTTGATGCCCAAGGCGATCGCGTCGGTAATAATTTCGGCTTGGATGATACCAATACTTTTGATGGATTGGTCAAACTCGGAGTCAACTTAGACGAACAACAACGCCTACAACTCACATTTAATCACTACAATTTAAGCCAAGATTCCGATTTCATCTCGGATGAGAGCATTGCAGACATTCCAGGAATCCAAACGGCACGTTTACGCAGACTGGCACCAGGAACAACCGTCATCGGTTCAGATGCGGGATATTTCTTCACTACGACAAACACAACACTCAGCTATTCACACGAAAATCTTCTAGGTAGTCGAGTCCAAAGTCAGTTATTCTATCGTCTGTTTAAAAATGGTGGTGGTATTCCCTATGATGAACGACCTTTTGGTGGCACCATCATTAGCAATTCTAGAGGAAAAACCGAACAGTGGGGCGGGCGAGTACAAATTGAAACGCCGTTTAATTCTGAACGGACAGCAAGTTTACTTTGGGGTGTGGATTACATCCGTGAGGATATCTCGCAGAACTTTGAAATTTTTGACCCAGAAGAACTTGATGCGAGTGGTGGATTGATTTACCGCAAAGTTGACGAGGCATTATTTATGCCGCCTTATACACTCGATGACTTGGGAATCTTTGCACAATTACAATGGCAAATTGGCGATCGCCTTACGCTCAATAGCGGCGCACGTTATGTAAATTTGACGATCAATACCGAAGACTATACCACGTTTGATGACGGTAGAGATGTCGAAGGTGGAACCCTCAACACCGATGATGTTGTGTTTAATGCGGGGGCAGTATATAATTTTACAGATGAACTTAGCGTTTTTGCTAGCTTTGCGCAAGGTTTCTCTCTTCCAGATGTTGGTCGCATTCTCCGCCGTCCACCCGAAGGTTTTACAAGTTTAGAAGCAGATCTCGATATCACTTCACCGCAGAAGGTAGATAACTACGAACTCGGAATTCGCGGCGTGTGGAATTCGCTACAAGTATCGCTGGCAGGATTCTACAATTACTCAAGTCTAGGATTAGACCTTGTACCACTTCCAGGCTTACAAGGAGGAGCATACCGCATTGTTCGCGCTCCGCAACGAGTTTATGGTGTAGAAGCAACAATCGATTGGCAAGCTGATCAAAACTGGCGTTTGGGTGGAAGTGCGTCTTGGCAAGAAGGAGAAAACGACGAAGATGAAAATGGTGAGTTTTTAGCCTTAAACAGCACCGTGATTGCTCCCCTCAAGCTTACCACGTATGTAGAACATGAAACTCTACCAGGCTGGCGCAATCGCTTACAGTTGCTTTATTCAGGAAACCGAAGTCGTGCGTTTGAAGATGACGTTGAAGGCGCAGCGATTGAGAGTTATGTCACTGTTGATTACTTTAGTAGTATTAGTCTATTCGGAGGTGAATTATTGATTGGTGTTCAGAATTTATTCAATGCCGACTATTTTCCGGTGTTTTCGCAATATTTTGCTCCTATCTACGATCCCCTTAACTATAAAGGACAAGGCAGAACAATCAGTGCTAGTTATCGGATCACTTTCTAA
- a CDS encoding helix-turn-helix domain-containing protein: MTLTLLSDEYEQLWQARQEHNIKVCPQQLGCGYIRTLDLRGIELSIFNYQVHEDLNVIFDFLPGDSWLEFGFQLLGNRSGKRAGQNFVTWGTTLESEIWASETLASEQILKVDLGLEPYRHQLKNFVTGDLNRFPKELQQLLEGDPLICYEEISTVTPAMRLAAEQILYCPYTGTTEQIYLESKCLELIALKIEQLAETELSSTSDRILLKSDDIDRIYHARKIIVDNLDNPPSLSELAKQVELNECTLKRGFRQVFHTTVFGYLHQIRMEQAYQLLVAGDANVTEAAKAVGYASTTSFSAAFRKKYGKNPCAYRRSHTEQGNVQ, translated from the coding sequence GTGACACTTACACTCTTGAGCGACGAATACGAGCAACTGTGGCAAGCTCGTCAGGAACACAATATCAAGGTTTGTCCGCAACAACTTGGTTGTGGTTACATCCGCACCCTCGACCTGCGGGGAATCGAACTGAGTATTTTTAATTATCAAGTACATGAAGATCTCAACGTGATCTTTGATTTTCTGCCTGGTGATTCTTGGCTAGAATTTGGATTTCAACTATTAGGAAACCGTAGCGGTAAGCGTGCAGGACAAAACTTTGTTACTTGGGGAACAACCTTAGAATCAGAAATTTGGGCAAGCGAAACATTAGCCTCTGAGCAAATTTTAAAAGTCGATCTTGGGTTAGAACCGTACAGACATCAACTAAAGAATTTCGTAACAGGAGACCTCAATCGATTTCCCAAAGAATTGCAACAGCTTCTTGAAGGAGATCCTTTGATTTGTTATGAAGAAATTAGTACGGTGACACCGGCAATGCGGCTTGCTGCGGAACAAATTTTGTACTGTCCTTACACAGGAACAACCGAACAAATTTATCTAGAAAGTAAATGTTTAGAATTGATTGCGCTCAAAATCGAACAATTAGCAGAAACCGAATTAAGCAGCACAAGTGATAGAATTCTCTTGAAGTCGGATGATATCGACAGGATTTATCATGCTAGAAAGATCATTGTTGACAATCTCGACAATCCACCTTCACTTTCAGAATTAGCAAAACAAGTCGAGTTGAACGAGTGTACTCTCAAGCGGGGTTTCCGACAAGTGTTTCATACAACTGTGTTTGGTTACTTGCATCAAATTAGGATGGAGCAAGCTTATCAATTATTAGTCGCAGGAGACGCTAACGTTACAGAGGCGGCTAAAGCAGTTGGCTACGCGAGTACAACATCGTTCAGTGCTGCATTTCGTAAAAAGTATGGTAAAAATCCTTGCGCGTATCGGCGATCGCATACTGAACAGGGTAATGTACAATAG
- a CDS encoding ABC transporter substrate-binding protein, with protein MLGAIAHYSRLKLIALSILACLLVTACGTIQQINSSNTYIAANCQIVKHDVGKTEICGQPETIAALSPPLLDILLSLGIQPAAYAEVDLLRDRIFTRPSEQIPYLGKRVTTQPVNLGDRNNPSIETLLQLKPDLILGENYLEINYKLYSKIAPTLLYEVQGDRWQRVILQIGQALGRGSQAQQTVLNHNQRLAQIKAQLAPAIAQQRILVLGFANEISSSFLFDRNDFVCGLLADLGFQVVNPEEERSSGIFSVEVLPQIDTDAILVLPSGENTIDNAKRQWSQNRILRSLPVFQNQKVYFIDYQITRIRGPIAAEVFSNQMQQLLQPS; from the coding sequence GTGTTAGGAGCGATCGCACATTACAGCCGACTAAAACTGATTGCATTGAGTATTCTTGCTTGCTTACTAGTGACGGCTTGTGGCACAATTCAACAAATTAATTCTTCTAATACTTACATAGCAGCAAACTGCCAAATTGTCAAGCATGATGTAGGTAAAACTGAAATCTGCGGTCAACCCGAAACAATTGCGGCGCTGAGTCCGCCACTACTCGATATTTTATTATCACTAGGGATACAACCCGCCGCATATGCGGAAGTCGATCTGTTACGCGATCGCATCTTCACTCGCCCCAGCGAACAAATTCCCTATTTAGGCAAGCGCGTCACAACTCAACCTGTTAATTTAGGCGATCGCAATAACCCATCTATAGAAACACTGCTGCAACTCAAACCTGACTTGATTTTAGGCGAAAATTACCTTGAAATCAACTACAAACTATATTCTAAAATCGCTCCAACGCTACTATATGAAGTACAAGGCGATCGCTGGCAACGAGTCATTTTGCAAATCGGTCAAGCTTTAGGACGCGGTTCTCAAGCACAGCAAACTGTTCTCAATCACAACCAACGACTTGCACAAATCAAAGCACAATTAGCACCTGCAATCGCACAGCAGAGAATCCTTGTTTTGGGCTTTGCCAACGAGATTTCTAGTTCGTTCTTATTTGATCGCAACGATTTTGTCTGCGGCTTACTCGCAGATTTAGGTTTTCAAGTTGTCAATCCTGAAGAAGAACGTAGTAGCGGTATCTTTTCGGTAGAAGTCTTACCGCAAATTGATACCGATGCAATTTTAGTGTTGCCTTCAGGAGAAAATACGATAGACAATGCTAAACGTCAGTGGAGTCAAAATCGAATTTTGCGATCGCTTCCAGTGTTTCAGAATCAAAAAGTCTACTTCATAGATTATCAAATCACGCGCATTCGCGGACCAATCGCCGCCGAAGTGTTTAGCAATCAAATGCAACAATTGCTGCAACCCAGTTAA
- a CDS encoding TonB-dependent siderophore receptor codes for MRQRLIGLMLLGTVWAIATSPVAAQEEIQSKTLAEWIATRKSQNSDIAQNVPVQVTGVSIFETDAGLEIVLETAGQLSQPTTSVVGNTLIADIPNAVLNLQDAQNAQFVNPTAEIASLSVTNLPNNQIRVAIEGVNTPPTAQVSASAQELILTVTPGSTADLNEEIEILVTGDRITGYRAPNATTATRTDTPLRDVPANIQVVPRQVFEDQGAFRLDEALRNVANVNFASSYGNRAQEFQVRGFIATQYRNGFREDTGACCSFNNRTAPETADLERVEVLKGPASVLFGQGEPGGIINLVTKQPLDTPYYEIGFTAGSFNFYRPTLDFSGPLSGDGSLAYRLNVAYESDDTFRDLSNSRRYFIAPTLAWQISPSTALRLEASYIQDRRTFDRGLIVLEGSDRPADLPLNRALFDPENSITNIEETRVTLFLDHQFADNLSLRSALRYTTSFESDREGTSNVVALLPDNRTVELEAYFGDQYFETFTFQNDLIWEFNTGSIAHTLLFGLKYRNATAEYSSQVDPEPQALTGGLLDIFEPNYDAITYTGGYQFYFEGDRQKQNVFAVYLQNQISLLDNLKLLVGGRFDHVTSEQRFGDFSEDGNDSAFSPRVGIVYQPTTDVALYASYSRSFVPAAGRSIDNEAFEPERGTQYEIGVKFDLIAERLSATLSAFDITKSNVLTANPVNTDFSIQVGEQKSRGIELDVTGEILPGWNIIASYAYLNAQITEDNTYEVGNRLNPIPQNSASLWTTYTIQSGSLRGMGFGAGVFFVDQRPGDLDNSFFLPDYTRVDAAIYYDSDDFRAALNFKNLFDTEYFAGSQNRAAVVPGAPFEVQGTVSWQF; via the coding sequence ATGAGGCAACGATTGATTGGGTTGATGCTACTAGGGACAGTGTGGGCGATCGCGACCTCGCCTGTAGCAGCACAAGAGGAGATACAGAGTAAAACGCTTGCAGAATGGATTGCAACAAGGAAATCACAAAATTCTGACATCGCGCAAAATGTTCCTGTACAAGTTACTGGTGTGAGTATTTTTGAGACGGATGCGGGTTTAGAAATAGTTCTGGAAACCGCAGGACAATTATCGCAACCTACGACGTCGGTTGTTGGTAATACTTTGATTGCAGATATTCCGAATGCGGTGTTGAATCTACAGGACGCACAAAATGCTCAATTTGTCAACCCAACAGCAGAAATTGCATCGCTATCGGTAACAAATTTGCCGAATAATCAAATCCGCGTGGCAATTGAAGGAGTCAATACTCCACCGACAGCACAAGTTAGTGCATCTGCGCAAGAATTGATACTCACTGTAACACCTGGTAGCACAGCAGATTTAAACGAAGAAATTGAAATTCTAGTAACAGGCGATCGCATCACTGGTTATCGCGCTCCCAACGCCACCACCGCAACGCGAACCGATACCCCTTTACGCGACGTTCCTGCCAATATTCAAGTAGTTCCGCGTCAAGTTTTTGAAGATCAAGGAGCTTTTCGCCTTGATGAAGCGCTGCGTAACGTCGCAAACGTCAACTTTGCTAGTTCCTATGGCAACCGAGCGCAAGAGTTTCAAGTACGCGGATTTATAGCGACGCAGTACCGCAACGGTTTTCGCGAAGATACAGGCGCTTGCTGTTCTTTTAATAATCGTACCGCGCCCGAAACAGCTGATTTAGAACGAGTTGAAGTTCTCAAGGGACCCGCTTCGGTGTTATTTGGACAGGGCGAACCAGGTGGAATTATTAATTTAGTCACAAAACAACCGCTGGATACTCCTTACTATGAAATCGGGTTTACCGCAGGTAGTTTTAACTTTTATCGCCCAACACTTGATTTTTCAGGTCCATTGAGTGGTGATGGATCACTTGCTTATCGATTGAATGTTGCTTACGAAAGTGATGATACATTTCGCGATTTGAGCAATTCGCGCCGTTACTTTATCGCACCAACATTAGCTTGGCAAATTAGCCCCAGTACCGCACTCAGACTCGAAGCATCTTACATTCAAGACCGACGCACGTTTGATCGCGGGTTAATTGTTTTGGAAGGTAGCGATCGCCCTGCTGACTTACCATTGAATCGTGCTTTGTTTGATCCTGAAAATTCAATAACGAACATCGAAGAAACACGGGTAACGTTGTTTTTAGACCACCAATTTGCGGATAACTTATCGTTACGCAGCGCGTTGCGTTACACAACAAGCTTTGAATCAGACCGCGAAGGCACCTCAAACGTTGTTGCTTTACTTCCCGATAACCGCACCGTCGAACTCGAAGCTTACTTTGGCGATCAATATTTTGAAACGTTCACATTTCAGAATGATTTGATTTGGGAATTTAATACAGGTTCAATTGCGCATACCCTACTGTTTGGATTAAAGTACAGAAATGCGACTGCGGAGTATAGCTCGCAAGTCGATCCCGAACCACAAGCCTTAACCGGAGGATTGCTCGATATTTTTGAGCCAAACTACGACGCAATTACCTATACCGGAGGATATCAGTTTTATTTCGAGGGCGATCGCCAAAAGCAAAACGTTTTTGCAGTATATCTACAAAACCAAATTAGCTTACTCGATAACTTAAAATTGCTCGTTGGTGGTAGATTTGATCATGTCACTTCCGAACAGCGGTTTGGCGATTTTAGTGAAGATGGCAATGATAGTGCCTTCTCGCCACGTGTTGGAATTGTTTATCAACCAACTACAGATGTTGCGCTTTATGCAAGCTACTCGCGATCATTTGTACCAGCCGCAGGGCGGAGTATTGATAACGAAGCGTTTGAACCCGAACGCGGAACGCAATACGAAATTGGGGTAAAATTCGATTTAATCGCAGAACGACTCTCGGCAACTCTGTCAGCCTTTGATATTACTAAAAGTAATGTTTTGACCGCTAACCCCGTCAATACCGATTTTTCAATTCAAGTTGGCGAACAAAAAAGTCGCGGTATTGAACTTGATGTCACGGGTGAAATTTTACCAGGCTGGAACATTATTGCATCATACGCTTATCTCAATGCTCAAATTACCGAAGATAATACGTATGAAGTGGGCAATCGTTTAAATCCAATTCCGCAAAATAGTGCGAGTTTGTGGACTACGTACACAATTCAATCGGGTAGCTTGCGAGGAATGGGTTTTGGCGCAGGTGTTTTCTTTGTCGATCAACGTCCTGGCGATCTTGATAATAGCTTTTTCTTGCCAGACTATACTCGCGTTGACGCAGCCATCTACTACGATAGTGACGATTTTCGCGCTGCACTCAACTTTAAAAATCTGTTTGATACCGAGTATTTTGCCGGTTCGCAAAATCGAGCCGCTGTTGTTCCTGGCGCACCGTTTGAGGTACAGGGAACCGTTTCTTGGCAGTTTTAA
- a CDS encoding type II toxin-antitoxin system PemK/MazF family toxin, with protein sequence MTSLTSNVLPKRGEIWLVNFDPTLGAEIKKIRPAVVISSDAIGKLPIKLIAPITDWKSYFASNLWHVKIEPDSHNGLSKVSTVDALQLRGVDTQRFIRKLGCLSEITIEEITIAIAVVIEYQLSDE encoded by the coding sequence GTGACATCGTTGACTTCTAATGTTCTTCCCAAACGTGGTGAAATATGGCTAGTTAATTTTGACCCTACGTTAGGCGCGGAGATTAAAAAGATTCGTCCGGCGGTCGTGATAAGTTCTGATGCTATTGGTAAACTACCGATTAAACTTATTGCACCTATTACAGACTGGAAATCTTATTTTGCATCAAATCTTTGGCACGTTAAAATTGAGCCGGATAGTCATAATGGCTTATCAAAAGTTTCTACAGTGGATGCTTTGCAATTACGCGGAGTAGACACCCAAAGATTCATCCGTAAGCTAGGATGTTTGTCTGAGATAACCATCGAAGAAATTACCATAGCGATCGCCGTAGTGATCGAGTATCAATTATCAGATGAATAG
- a CDS encoding sucrase ferredoxin: protein MKFCADASRQAGEDPIGWAGSHEIFVLIECPPPWSNNEFESKAAPANLSSFADELDQVEPSARVLLIHGEVLQHHTRLIMFRQSELANGYCKQEAQFSDIDAAVQNLPKYLADSNLGTDATPIRDILVCTHGSHDRCCGKYGYPFYRQALAIVRDLGLENVRVWQSSHFGGHRFAPTILDFPDGRCYGRLTPETFLSILTRQGDIHALKNVYRGWGILAGSEYPIASQVMERELMLQHGWDWFNCKIAYRIIEESADAVFSRVEFTVVKPDDSIQCYQADVVEDESRALYISGDCDGEVEKLPHRIVKNLVEV, encoded by the coding sequence ATGAAATTTTGTGCTGATGCGTCGCGTCAAGCGGGCGAAGATCCTATTGGTTGGGCAGGTTCGCATGAAATTTTTGTCCTGATTGAATGTCCGCCGCCTTGGAGTAATAACGAGTTTGAATCGAAAGCTGCGCCTGCAAATTTGAGTTCTTTTGCGGATGAACTTGATCAAGTTGAACCGTCGGCGAGGGTGTTATTGATTCATGGTGAGGTGCTACAACACCACACACGTTTAATAATGTTTCGCCAATCGGAACTTGCAAATGGCTATTGCAAACAAGAGGCGCAATTTTCAGATATTGATGCAGCGGTGCAGAATTTACCTAAATATTTAGCCGATTCCAATCTGGGTACTGATGCGACACCAATACGCGATATTTTAGTTTGTACGCATGGCAGTCACGATCGCTGCTGTGGAAAGTATGGCTATCCGTTTTATCGGCAAGCTTTGGCAATTGTACGCGATTTGGGTTTAGAAAATGTCCGCGTTTGGCAATCAAGTCATTTTGGCGGACATCGCTTCGCGCCTACAATCCTTGATTTTCCCGATGGACGTTGTTACGGAAGACTCACACCAGAAACTTTTCTGTCAATTTTGACGCGTCAGGGCGATATTCATGCGTTGAAAAATGTCTATCGCGGTTGGGGAATCCTTGCAGGTTCTGAGTACCCGATCGCATCCCAAGTCATGGAACGCGAATTGATGTTACAACACGGTTGGGATTGGTTTAATTGCAAAATTGCCTATCGTATTATTGAAGAAAGTGCAGATGCTGTCTTTAGTAGAGTTGAATTCACTGTTGTTAAGCCTGATGATTCAATACAATGCTATCAAGCTGATGTCGTAGAAGATGAAAGTCGGGCGCTTTACATCAGCGGAGATTGTGACGGTGAAGTTGAAAAACTACCACATCGCATTGTTAAAAATTTAGTAGAGGTTTGA
- a CDS encoding ABC transporter substrate-binding protein codes for MGETCVPLNPQRVIALSLVDNVIALGIKPIGATFIETGIDSLLPQTTQIANIGTRTQPNLESILRLKPDLILGLDWNEVSYTQLSQIAPTVLVESGDTLDWKRWFKVYAEALGKTQEADKIMAAYQQRIADLQKQLGNRLSTTQVSVVSFWADTARIYLKQSFSGQIINDVGLSRPDAQNKQTVNENLSLELIPQMDGDVMFLMADSSASKLTEFTNHPLWSQLKVVQQRRVYEVDGEAWISQWTTVAANRVLDDLYNYLIDEWK; via the coding sequence ATGGGCGAAACTTGCGTTCCACTCAATCCACAACGAGTCATTGCCCTCAGCTTGGTAGATAATGTTATCGCATTGGGCATCAAGCCAATCGGGGCAACATTTATCGAAACGGGTATTGACTCGCTACTCCCACAAACAACCCAAATCGCGAATATCGGTACGCGCACTCAGCCTAACTTAGAGAGTATCTTACGCCTCAAACCCGATCTGATTTTAGGCTTGGATTGGAATGAGGTTTCTTACACGCAACTATCACAAATTGCGCCTACGGTTTTAGTCGAAAGTGGCGATACTTTGGATTGGAAACGGTGGTTTAAAGTTTATGCTGAAGCGTTAGGGAAAACGCAGGAAGCTGATAAAATTATGGCTGCGTATCAGCAGCGAATTGCTGATTTACAGAAACAATTGGGGAATCGCCTATCAACAACGCAAGTATCAGTAGTTAGCTTTTGGGCGGATACGGCTCGAATCTACTTAAAGCAATCTTTCAGCGGACAGATTATCAATGATGTTGGTTTATCACGTCCTGATGCACAAAATAAGCAAACAGTCAATGAAAATTTATCTTTAGAACTGATTCCGCAAATGGACGGTGATGTGATGTTTTTGATGGCAGATTCTTCAGCATCCAAACTAACTGAATTTACCAATCATCCTTTGTGGTCGCAACTCAAAGTTGTTCAGCAACGCCGAGTTTATGAAGTTGATGGCGAAGCCTGGATTTCGCAGTGGACAACGGTAGCAGCTAATCGAGTGTTGGATGACTTGTACAACTATTTGATTGATGAGTGGAAGTAA
- a CDS encoding DUF4351 domain-containing protein: MGEIPQEVREQIQALSLEQLEALGEALLDFTAFEDLRDWLDSTES, encoded by the coding sequence GTGGGAGAGATACCACAAGAGGTTAGGGAGCAGATTCAAGCTCTTTCTTTGGAGCAGCTAGAAGCGTTGGGTGAAGCTTTGTTAGATTTTACTGCCTTTGAGGACTTGCGTGACTGGTTGGATTCAACCGAGTCTTAA